The sequence CATCGGCTAATCACCGTGAAACGAGTCAGGATTTCTTTAAAGTGCTTTACGAAAAAGGAAAGTTCACAGAAGAAATGTCTGAACAGTATTTTGACGAACAGGCAAATGAATTTTTAGCAGATCGTTACATCGTTGGAACCTGCCCGAATTGCGGCAACGAAAACGCTTACGGAGATCAGTGTGAGAAATGTGGCTCTACCCTTTCGCCATCAGAATTGATCAATCCAAAATCAATGTTGAGCGGAAATGTTCCGATTTTAAAAGAGACTAAAAACTGGTATTTACCTTTAAATGAATATGAAGATTTCTTAAACGAATGGATTATTGAAGGTCACAAAGACGACTGGAAACCGAACGTTTACGGACAGGTAAAATCTTGGTTAACCGATGGTTTGAAACCTCGTGCCATGACCAGAGATCTGAACTGGGGTGTTCCTGTTCCACTTCCAAATGCAGAAGGAAAAGTTTTGTATGTTTGGTTTGATGCACCAATCGGATATATTTCTTTCACCAAAGAGTGGGCTGAGAAAAATGGAAAAGACTGGAAAGATTACTGGCAGAGTGAAGAATCTGATTTGGTTCATTTTATCGGAAAAGATAATATTGTATTTCACTGTATTATTTTCCCTGCAATGATGAAGGCTCACGGAGATTTCAAAATGCCTAAAAATGTTCCTGCTTTTGAATTTTTGAATCTTGAAAACGACAAAATTTCAACCTCAAGAAACTGGGCGGTTTGGGCACACGAATATGTGGAAGAATTCCCTGGACAGCAGGATGTTTTGCGTTATGCATTGCTTTCATCAGCTCCTGAAACGAAGGATAACAACTTTACATGGAAAGATTTTCAGACGAAGAATAATTCAGAATTAGTTGGGATTTTTGGGAACTTTATCAACAGAGTTGCGGTTTTAATTCATAAATATTATGACGGAATTATTCCTGCAGGAAATGAAAATGCTGATGAACTCAACGAAATTACAAAGGCAGCAACAGAAGTTGAAACCTTTTTAGAAAACTACGAATTCAGAAATGCTTTGACTTCAATGATGAATTTGGCAAGATTCGGAAATCAATATTTACAAATTGAAGAACCTTGGAAAACCATTAAAGACAATCCTGAGAAGGCGGCAAATTCACTTTTCATCGCTGCACAAATTGCAGTTGGTTTAGCACAAATTTGTGAACCTTTTTTACCTTTCAGTGCAGAAAAATTACAGAAGATGTTTAATGTTTCACAATTAAATTGGAGCGACATTAAAAATGAAAAAATCTTAATTAAAACTGGACATCAGATCAACGAATCGTCTCTTCTTTTCTCAAAAATTGAAGATGATGTGATTGATTTTCAAATCCAGAAATTAGAAAATACTAAACAAAACAATAAAAAAACAAATCCTAACGCCAACCCTATGAAAGACGAAATACAGTTTGATGATTTTACAAAAATCGACTTGAGAACAGCAACGATTTTAACTGCTGAAAAAGTAGAAAAAGCAGATAAATTATTAAAACTGACTGTTGATACAGGTGTTGATGTAAGAACCGTAGTTTCAGGGATTGCAGAAAGTTTTACCGCTGAAGAAGTGATTGGAAAGCAGGTGATGATTTTATTAAATCTTGCTCCAAGAAAAATCAGAGGAATCGAATCTCAGGGAATGTTGTTATTAACGACAAAAGCTGATGGGAAATTATCTTTTGTGACACCTGATGAAACGGTGGAAAACGGTATTGAAATAGGATAATTTTTAAATCTTAAAATATACAAATGGGCATTTTCTGATGCCCATTTTTTTTCTGAATAATGGTCAAAAAAAATGTTTTAAGTAAACTTTCCAATAAGGAACTAGAAAATTATTTAAACCCCCAAAACCGCTTCGTTCCAGAAGCTGTTCAGATGGCGCTTGAAATCCTTGAAGAAAGGGGACGGATTTTCAATGAATCAGAAAAAATCAACATTCAGAATATTATTCAGCAAAAAATAGAAACTGAAGCAGCAAAAAAGCACGAAGAAACAGAAGACTGGAAAGATCATATCACCAATGATCCATCCGCTGTAAAACTATATTCAAGAACATTGATTTTGGTTTCAAGCTTTTTTTGGGAACATTTTTCGGAGCAGTTTTATTAAGTTTAAATTTCTTAAAATTAAAAAAATACATTCCCGCAACTTTCACTTTTCTGTTTGGAACGATTTATCTTCCGTTACAATATTATGTTTACAATTTTTTAGTTGAAAATAATTTGGTAACTTCATCAAGATACAGCCCAGAAACATTTCCTATTATTTTAGGTCCAATAATTTTGATTATAATTTGGGTGACTACAATGCCCAAGAGAATCGTGTATAGATCCCAATCTTACTTGTTCCCTATTCTGTTTGCAGTTGTCATGTTATTTCTGATTTTCAACAATTATTACGGGTTATTTTCAAGTTATTTTTTAATGAGATTTTCAGAATAGAATTTCGTGAATAGTAGGCAATCATTTAACTGAACTTAAAACGAAGTTAAACTTAAATTTTCTTATATCCTTAATAGATCTTAATGGTTAAAAAGATTGTAACAGTAAATATTTAAGAACTTCAAATTTTTAGAGATTGCTTCGCTATGCTCGCAATGACAATTTTTATCCC comes from Chryseobacterium sp. 3008163 and encodes:
- the metG gene encoding methionine--tRNA ligase: MSNRKMITAALPYANGPVHIGHLAGVYIPADVYARFQRRSGKDVAFICGSDEHGIPITIRAKKEGVTPQDIVDKYHEIIKKSFADLGISFDEYSRTTSANHRETSQDFFKVLYEKGKFTEEMSEQYFDEQANEFLADRYIVGTCPNCGNENAYGDQCEKCGSTLSPSELINPKSMLSGNVPILKETKNWYLPLNEYEDFLNEWIIEGHKDDWKPNVYGQVKSWLTDGLKPRAMTRDLNWGVPVPLPNAEGKVLYVWFDAPIGYISFTKEWAEKNGKDWKDYWQSEESDLVHFIGKDNIVFHCIIFPAMMKAHGDFKMPKNVPAFEFLNLENDKISTSRNWAVWAHEYVEEFPGQQDVLRYALLSSAPETKDNNFTWKDFQTKNNSELVGIFGNFINRVAVLIHKYYDGIIPAGNENADELNEITKAATEVETFLENYEFRNALTSMMNLARFGNQYLQIEEPWKTIKDNPEKAANSLFIAAQIAVGLAQICEPFLPFSAEKLQKMFNVSQLNWSDIKNEKILIKTGHQINESSLLFSKIEDDVIDFQIQKLENTKQNNKKTNPNANPMKDEIQFDDFTKIDLRTATILTAEKVEKADKLLKLTVDTGVDVRTVVSGIAESFTAEEVIGKQVMILLNLAPRKIRGIESQGMLLLTTKADGKLSFVTPDETVENGIEIG